One part of the Deltaproteobacteria bacterium genome encodes these proteins:
- a CDS encoding DUF1998 domain-containing protein, with the protein MSELRASKLVTVAVLAGFLAVLAALAWTLRRRQPKVSVGPIFALAGFLEVGLYALGSTVDQVAALVGERVTTPAESFVERALLGWHDALAPLLPLGDRPLVAAPMKVGAALGLYLALVQACWFFGRAARLDPELEDEHPVWRGIYALAGYRDLRVMEERYRGWMGPLLLVAPLGLFVVFFELFPAAGQRVSLLPFLYGLAVACVAGAAVNLLFGGVDAPAAEAAPRVQDEARAPGSPAAWVAALRGAGFELPAQGTRWGSARAAEAAAGTSSAMAGPLLGELVAGLCRGRDLYAHQREALERLRGDGRRVLLQAPPRAGKTTVAWLAAAERALAEGRNTLVVARDAETATEGEAHLRGLLAGTAWRHNLRSTLAGPELVRLLAEQRSPVLAFADPDALDRLLSTPKDSAYFLELLGLVVVEDLERHSGLRGANLSYLTRRLWAVLARLRGAPRLLATVGEPVCEVARHAEELLGAELELVVGASGPTRPLALHAGQAPGQAVVGGAARALAEAAALGLPATVLGFAALSRAQLAREASAAGRSGVSPVPLEDAAVGVVELAATHAARLSVALTHFGAWSEGSSDPTAVLLVRPEPVAAWIATDLRRLERFATLGRTLVAERQHVQLGTHHLHQALLAAPVDEVWARQVFGAEVVEAARRDGLFVARETRRLEREPLGLATRGELCLREAAGSSRASAETVGSSPVEVVDQATGTVLRRLDAARAPLVAFPGAVLHYRGQRYVLPWTPGRYEPGERLAAALLDEELMGVRVRELKVSLEQPELLRPLSLGGATLEGGLVSVAVEERITATRHHGPTGALRTLVTFAPIEVRYRSLARVLTTGGEASEAALHALVHLLRNALEALFDCGEEGLHLAHTTELAGRGPALLCLDTFPGGAGYARALELGRLREALSLVRELLDGACCDGAGCPRCVRTLHCHQMEPERATLDRAGARALVDRLIGA; encoded by the coding sequence ATGAGCGAGCTCCGGGCGTCGAAGCTCGTCACGGTCGCCGTCCTGGCTGGATTTCTCGCCGTGCTGGCCGCGCTGGCTTGGACCCTCCGGCGGCGCCAGCCGAAGGTTTCCGTCGGACCGATTTTCGCCCTCGCAGGCTTTCTCGAGGTGGGGCTCTACGCGCTCGGCTCGACGGTGGACCAGGTGGCTGCGCTCGTGGGCGAACGCGTCACCACGCCGGCCGAGTCCTTCGTCGAGCGGGCGCTCCTTGGCTGGCACGACGCGCTCGCGCCGCTGCTACCGCTCGGGGACCGGCCGCTCGTGGCCGCGCCGATGAAGGTGGGGGCGGCGCTCGGGCTCTACCTCGCGCTCGTGCAGGCGTGCTGGTTCTTCGGGCGCGCGGCGCGTCTCGACCCCGAACTCGAAGACGAGCACCCGGTCTGGCGCGGCATCTACGCGCTCGCGGGCTATCGCGACCTGCGGGTCATGGAGGAGCGCTACCGGGGCTGGATGGGGCCCCTGCTCCTCGTGGCCCCGCTCGGGCTCTTCGTGGTCTTCTTCGAGCTCTTTCCCGCGGCGGGCCAGCGCGTGTCGCTGCTGCCTTTTCTCTACGGGCTCGCGGTCGCGTGCGTGGCGGGGGCGGCCGTCAACCTGCTCTTCGGCGGAGTCGATGCGCCCGCGGCCGAGGCGGCGCCGAGGGTGCAGGACGAGGCGCGCGCACCGGGGTCGCCCGCGGCGTGGGTAGCCGCGCTGCGTGGCGCGGGCTTCGAGCTGCCTGCCCAGGGCACGCGGTGGGGGAGCGCCCGTGCGGCGGAGGCAGCCGCGGGGACCTCCTCGGCGATGGCCGGGCCGCTCCTCGGAGAGCTCGTGGCGGGGCTCTGTCGCGGACGCGACCTCTACGCGCATCAGCGGGAGGCGCTCGAGCGGCTCCGTGGCGACGGGCGGCGCGTGCTGCTGCAGGCGCCCCCGCGGGCCGGCAAGACCACGGTGGCCTGGCTCGCGGCGGCCGAGCGCGCGCTCGCGGAGGGGCGAAACACGCTCGTCGTGGCCCGAGACGCCGAGACGGCCACGGAGGGGGAGGCGCACCTTCGGGGGCTGCTCGCGGGGACCGCCTGGCGGCACAACCTCCGTTCGACGCTCGCGGGTCCCGAGCTCGTGCGGCTCCTCGCCGAGCAGCGTAGCCCGGTCCTGGCCTTCGCCGACCCGGACGCGCTCGACCGCCTGCTCTCGACGCCGAAGGACAGCGCCTACTTCCTCGAGCTCCTCGGGCTCGTCGTGGTGGAGGATCTCGAGCGGCACTCGGGCCTGCGCGGCGCGAACCTGAGCTACCTCACGCGGCGCCTCTGGGCCGTGCTCGCGCGGCTTCGGGGCGCTCCCCGACTCCTGGCCACCGTGGGCGAGCCGGTGTGCGAGGTGGCGCGTCACGCGGAGGAGCTCCTCGGCGCCGAGCTCGAGCTCGTGGTAGGGGCGAGCGGGCCAACGCGGCCTCTGGCGCTCCACGCGGGGCAGGCCCCGGGGCAGGCGGTGGTGGGCGGCGCGGCGCGGGCGCTCGCGGAGGCGGCCGCGCTCGGGCTGCCGGCGACGGTTCTCGGCTTCGCGGCGCTCTCGCGGGCGCAGCTCGCGCGCGAGGCGAGTGCGGCCGGGCGGTCGGGGGTCTCGCCGGTGCCGCTCGAGGACGCGGCGGTCGGCGTGGTCGAGCTGGCGGCGACGCACGCGGCGCGTCTCTCGGTGGCGCTCACGCACTTTGGCGCGTGGAGCGAGGGCTCGAGCGATCCCACGGCCGTGCTGCTGGTCCGCCCTGAGCCCGTGGCGGCGTGGATCGCGACGGACCTGCGGCGCCTCGAGCGCTTCGCGACCCTCGGGCGCACGCTGGTGGCCGAACGGCAGCACGTGCAGCTCGGGACCCATCATCTACATCAGGCGCTCCTTGCTGCCCCGGTGGACGAGGTCTGGGCGCGGCAGGTCTTCGGCGCGGAGGTGGTCGAGGCCGCGCGGCGCGACGGGCTCTTCGTCGCGCGAGAGACGCGGCGCCTGGAGCGTGAGCCGCTCGGGCTCGCCACGCGAGGCGAGCTCTGTCTGCGCGAGGCGGCGGGGAGCTCGCGTGCGAGCGCCGAGACCGTGGGCTCGTCGCCGGTGGAGGTCGTGGATCAGGCGACCGGGACCGTGCTCCGCCGGCTGGACGCTGCCCGGGCCCCTCTCGTGGCCTTCCCGGGGGCGGTCCTCCACTACCGCGGCCAGCGGTACGTCCTGCCGTGGACCCCGGGACGCTACGAGCCGGGCGAGCGCCTCGCGGCCGCGCTGCTCGACGAGGAGCTGATGGGCGTGCGGGTCCGCGAGTTGAAGGTCTCGCTCGAGCAGCCCGAGCTGCTCCGGCCGCTCAGCCTCGGCGGGGCGACGCTGGAAGGCGGGCTCGTCTCCGTGGCCGTCGAGGAGCGCATCACCGCCACGCGCCATCACGGGCCGACCGGCGCGCTCCGCACGCTCGTGACCTTCGCGCCGATCGAGGTGCGCTATCGCTCGCTCGCGCGGGTGCTCACCACGGGAGGCGAGGCGAGCGAGGCGGCGCTCCACGCGCTCGTGCACCTGTTGCGCAACGCGCTCGAGGCGCTCTTCGACTGCGGCGAGGAGGGGCTCCACCTCGCGCACACGACGGAGCTGGCAGGGCGCGGTCCGGCGCTGCTCTGCCTCGACACCTTCCCCGGCGGCGCCGGCTACGCGCGGGCGCTCGAGCTGGGTCGGCTGCGCGAGGCGCTCTCGCTCGTGCGCGAGCTCCTCGACGGCGCGTGCTGCGATGGCGCCGGCTGTCCGCGCTGCGTACGCACGCTGCACTGCCACCAGATGGAGCCCGAGCGCGCGACGCTGGATCGTGCCGGGGCGCGGGCGCTGGTAGATCGGCTGATCGGGGCGTAG
- a CDS encoding HAMP domain-containing protein, translating to MPVEHTGLAGKISDTLNEIIERNQLVTSEIERVAVAVGKEGQTSQRLSLGVVSGTWNNAVDSLNGLITDLVQPTQETARVIGAVARGDLSQTMATELEGRPLKGEFLRTARVVNGMVDQLASFAPEVTRVAREVGTEGRLGGQAAVEGVAGTWKDLTDSVNRMAANLTDQVRNIAYVTVAVANGDLSKKITVDVRGEFLQLKDTINTMVDQLRTFSLEVSRVAREVGTEGRLGGQAVVLGVAGTWKDLTDSVNSMASNLTSQVRNIAEVSIAVARGDLTRKITVDVKGELLELKETINTMVDQLRAFSSEVTRVAREVGTEGRLAGQADVPGVGGTWKDLTDSVNLMASNLTAQVRNIAEVTTAVANGDLSRKMTVDVKGELLELKNTMNTMVDQLNGFAGEVTRVAREVGTEGKLGGQAQVKGIGGVWKNLTDSVNSMAWNLTAQVRNIAEVTTAVANGDLTKKMTVDVEGEILALKKTINTMVDQLSSFASEVTRVAREVGTEGQLGGQAVVKGVGGVWKDLTDSVNGMAGNLTGQVRNIADVTTAIAGGDLSKKITAEAKGELLQLKDTINTMVDQLSSFASEVTRVAREVGTEGKLAGQAVVKGVGGVWSDLTDSVNLMASNLTNQVRNIAEVTTAVANGDLGRKITVDAQGEILELKKTINTMVDQLSSFAAEVTRVAREVGTEGQLGGQADVKGVGGVWKDLTDSVNGMASNLTGQVRNIAEVTTAVANGDLSRKITVDAQGEIMELKDTINTMVEQLRGFAAEVTRMAREVGTEGKLGGQAVVRGIAGTWKDLTDSVNSMASNLTGQVRNIAEVTTAVANGDLSKKIAVDVRGEMLELKNTINTMVDQLSSFAAEVTRVAREVGTEGKLGGQAVVRGAAGTWKDLTDSVNSMASNLTGQVRNIAEVTTAVAKGDLNRKITVDVRGEMLELKNTVNTMVDQLSSFAAEVTRVAREVGTEGKLGGQGVVRGVAGTWKDLTDSVNGMASNLTSQVRNIAEVTTAVANGDLGKKITVDAKGEILELKNTINTMVDQLSSFASEVTRVAREVGTEGKLGGQASVRDVAGTWRDLTDSVNGMASNLTGQVRNIADVTTAVANGDLSKKITVAVKGELLQLKNTINTMVDQLSSFASEVTRVSREVGTEGKLGGQALVRGVAGTWKDLTDSVNGMASNLTGQVRNIAEVTTAVATGDLGKKITVDAKGEILELKNTINTMVDQLNGFASEVTRVAREVGTEGKLGGQAFVKGVGGTWKDLTDNVNGMAANLTEQVRNIAEVTTAIAGGDLSKKITAEAKGELLQLKNTVNTMVDQLNGFASEVTRVAREVGTEGKLGGQASVRGVGGTWKDLTDNVNFMASNLTTQVRGIAKVVTAVANGDLKRKLVLEAKGEIAELADTINAMIDTLALFADQVTGVAREVGIEGKLGAQAHVPGAAGIWRDLTDNVNQLAGNLTTQVRAIAEVSTAVTQGDLTRSIMVHASGEVAALKDNINQMIRNLQVTTHRNTEQDWLKTNLARLTRMMQGQRDMLTVAKSLLSEVATLVTAQQGAFYLQETDTATAPHMGDGVTYRLLAGYAYRDRKGLSNRFKLGEGLVGQCALEKERILVSDVPSDYVQVSSGLGEATPRSVVVLPVVFEGQVKAVVELGSFNRFSDAHLTFLEQLAESVGIVLNTIEATMRTEELLKSSQALTEELQSGQEELTETNKRLEAQAHTLQQSEELLRKQQAELQAANEELEERAVLLGEQKSEVEKKNQEVERARTLLEEKAEQLALTSKYKSEFLANMSHELRTPLNSLLILSKLLGENVEGTLTPKQVEYAKTVHGAGTDLLELINDILDLSKIESGTMEVDLGDVRFKDVAEFVERTFRQTAVSKGLDYAIEVDPLLPESMRTDGRRVQQVLKNLLSNAFKFTERGGVTLKMARAAGGWSEDHAILSRADGVVAFSVTDTGIGIPKEKHRIIFEAFQQADGSTSRKYGGTGLGLSISREIAGLLGGQIRLESAPGEGSTFTLYLPLSYVAPPRPRRQGRSEGEGRTPPSRGESPRMQPEARPSAPVLAPVTVNGEVGLVPAAALAEADEERVPDDRAEVKPEDRVLLIVEDDASFARILLDMARDRGFKGLVAGRVEHALTLLAQYKVDAVTLDLKLPDRDGWIVLDRLKHDARTRHVPVHIISVSDEVQRGLAFGAMAYLQKPASREALEAALEKIARFVDRPVRRLLVAEDDERQRAAILELIGNHDVRATAVGTGEEALAALASEPFDCMVLDLGLPDIKGIDLLHRIKDELKLTELPIIIYTARDLSKGEETEIRRMAEAIVVKDVRSPERLLDETSLFLHRVQANLPEPKRKVLEKLQQTDTALAGRSVMVVDDDVRNIFALTTVLERHGMKVSYAETGKDAIAQLKKGPGVEAVLMDIMMPELDGYETTRQIRKMAKYKKLPIIALTAKAMKGDREKCIEAGASDYVAKPVDADQLISLLRVWLYR from the coding sequence ATGCCGGTCGAGCACACGGGGCTCGCCGGCAAGATCTCGGACACCCTGAACGAGATCATCGAGCGCAACCAGCTGGTGACCAGCGAGATCGAGCGCGTGGCGGTGGCCGTGGGGAAAGAGGGGCAGACCAGCCAGCGCCTCTCCCTCGGGGTGGTGAGCGGCACCTGGAACAACGCGGTGGACTCCCTGAACGGGCTGATCACCGATCTCGTGCAGCCCACGCAAGAGACCGCCCGCGTGATCGGGGCGGTGGCGCGCGGCGACCTCTCGCAGACCATGGCCACCGAGCTCGAGGGGCGGCCGCTCAAGGGGGAGTTCCTGCGCACCGCGCGGGTGGTGAACGGCATGGTGGACCAGCTCGCCTCTTTCGCCCCGGAGGTGACGCGCGTGGCGCGCGAGGTGGGGACCGAGGGAAGGCTCGGCGGCCAAGCCGCCGTGGAGGGGGTCGCCGGCACCTGGAAGGACCTGACCGACTCGGTGAACCGCATGGCGGCGAACCTCACCGATCAGGTGCGGAACATCGCCTACGTGACGGTGGCCGTGGCCAACGGGGACCTCTCGAAGAAGATCACGGTCGACGTGCGCGGCGAGTTCCTGCAGCTCAAGGACACGATCAACACCATGGTGGACCAGCTCCGCACCTTCTCTCTCGAGGTGAGCCGCGTCGCGCGTGAGGTCGGTACCGAGGGAAGGCTCGGCGGTCAGGCCGTCGTGCTCGGCGTGGCGGGGACCTGGAAGGACCTGACCGACAGCGTGAACTCGATGGCCTCGAACCTGACGAGCCAGGTGCGGAACATCGCCGAGGTGAGCATCGCCGTGGCGCGGGGCGACCTCACGCGCAAGATCACGGTGGACGTGAAGGGCGAGCTCCTCGAGCTGAAGGAGACGATCAACACCATGGTGGATCAGCTCCGCGCCTTCTCCTCGGAGGTGACGCGCGTCGCGCGCGAGGTGGGGACGGAGGGGAGGCTCGCCGGACAGGCCGACGTGCCGGGGGTCGGGGGCACCTGGAAAGACCTGACGGACAGCGTGAACCTGATGGCCTCGAACCTCACGGCCCAGGTGCGGAACATCGCCGAGGTGACGACGGCGGTGGCCAACGGCGACCTCTCGCGCAAGATGACCGTGGACGTGAAGGGCGAGCTCCTCGAGCTGAAGAACACCATGAACACGATGGTGGACCAGCTCAACGGTTTCGCCGGGGAGGTGACGCGCGTGGCGCGTGAAGTCGGTACCGAAGGGAAGCTGGGCGGCCAGGCCCAGGTGAAGGGCATCGGGGGAGTCTGGAAGAACCTGACCGACAGCGTGAACTCGATGGCCTGGAACCTCACGGCGCAGGTGCGAAACATCGCCGAGGTGACGACGGCCGTGGCGAACGGCGACTTGACCAAGAAGATGACCGTGGACGTGGAGGGGGAGATCCTCGCGCTGAAGAAGACCATCAACACGATGGTGGACCAGCTCAGCTCGTTTGCCTCGGAGGTGACGCGCGTCGCGCGGGAAGTCGGTACCGAGGGGCAGCTCGGTGGGCAGGCGGTGGTCAAGGGAGTAGGGGGGGTCTGGAAGGACCTCACGGACAGTGTAAACGGCATGGCCGGGAACCTGACGGGGCAGGTGCGAAACATCGCCGACGTCACGACGGCCATCGCCGGGGGGGACCTCTCGAAGAAGATCACCGCCGAGGCCAAGGGGGAGCTGCTCCAGCTCAAGGACACGATCAACACGATGGTGGATCAGCTCTCCTCCTTCGCGTCGGAGGTGACGCGCGTCGCGCGGGAGGTCGGTACGGAGGGGAAGCTCGCCGGGCAAGCGGTGGTCAAGGGGGTGGGTGGAGTCTGGAGCGACCTGACCGACAGCGTGAACCTGATGGCCTCGAACCTGACCAATCAGGTGCGGAACATCGCCGAGGTGACCACGGCCGTCGCGAACGGGGACCTGGGGCGCAAGATCACGGTCGATGCCCAGGGGGAGATCCTCGAGCTGAAGAAGACCATCAATACGATGGTGGATCAGCTCAGCTCCTTCGCCGCGGAGGTGACGCGGGTTGCGCGGGAGGTGGGCACCGAGGGCCAGCTCGGTGGGCAGGCCGACGTGAAGGGGGTGGGCGGCGTCTGGAAGGACCTGACCGACAGCGTGAACGGGATGGCCTCGAACCTGACAGGCCAGGTGCGAAACATCGCCGAGGTGACGACGGCCGTCGCGAACGGAGACCTCTCCCGCAAGATCACGGTCGACGCCCAGGGCGAGATCATGGAGCTCAAGGACACGATCAATACGATGGTGGAGCAGCTCCGCGGCTTCGCGGCGGAGGTGACGCGCATGGCGCGCGAGGTGGGCACCGAGGGGAAGCTCGGCGGCCAGGCCGTGGTGCGGGGGATCGCCGGTACCTGGAAGGACCTGACCGACAGCGTGAACTCGATGGCCTCGAACCTCACCGGCCAGGTGCGGAACATCGCCGAGGTGACGACGGCGGTGGCGAACGGGGACCTCTCGAAGAAGATCGCCGTGGACGTGCGCGGCGAGATGCTGGAGCTGAAGAACACGATCAACACGATGGTGGATCAGCTCTCCTCCTTCGCGGCGGAGGTGACGCGCGTCGCGCGCGAGGTGGGGACGGAGGGAAAGCTCGGCGGGCAGGCGGTGGTGCGCGGGGCGGCTGGGACCTGGAAGGACCTGACCGACTCGGTGAACTCGATGGCCTCGAACCTGACGGGGCAGGTGCGAAACATCGCCGAGGTGACGACGGCGGTGGCCAAGGGGGACCTGAACCGGAAGATCACGGTGGACGTGCGCGGCGAGATGCTGGAGCTGAAGAACACGGTCAACACCATGGTGGACCAGCTCAGCTCCTTCGCGGCGGAGGTGACGCGGGTCGCGCGTGAAGTCGGAACCGAGGGGAAGCTCGGCGGCCAGGGTGTCGTGCGCGGCGTGGCGGGGACCTGGAAGGATCTGACCGACAGCGTGAACGGGATGGCCTCGAACCTGACGAGTCAGGTGCGGAACATCGCCGAGGTGACGACGGCGGTGGCCAACGGGGACCTGGGCAAGAAGATCACCGTCGACGCGAAGGGGGAGATCCTCGAGCTGAAGAACACGATCAACACCATGGTGGACCAGCTCAGCTCCTTCGCCTCGGAGGTCACGCGCGTCGCGCGCGAGGTGGGCACCGAGGGGAAGCTCGGGGGGCAGGCCTCGGTGCGGGACGTGGCGGGGACCTGGCGCGACCTGACCGACAGCGTGAACGGGATGGCCTCGAACCTGACGGGGCAGGTGCGAAACATCGCCGACGTGACGACCGCGGTGGCGAACGGAGATCTGAGCAAGAAGATCACTGTGGCGGTGAAGGGCGAGCTCCTGCAGCTCAAGAACACGATCAACACCATGGTGGATCAGCTCAGCTCCTTCGCCTCGGAGGTGACGCGCGTCTCGCGCGAGGTGGGGACCGAGGGGAAGCTCGGCGGGCAGGCGCTCGTGCGCGGAGTGGCGGGGACCTGGAAGGACCTGACGGACAGCGTGAACGGGATGGCCTCGAACCTGACGGGGCAGGTGCGCAACATCGCCGAGGTGACGACGGCCGTGGCCACGGGGGACCTGGGCAAGAAGATCACCGTCGACGCGAAGGGCGAGATCCTCGAGCTGAAGAACACGATCAATACGATGGTGGACCAGCTCAACGGCTTCGCGTCGGAGGTGACGCGCGTGGCGCGTGAAGTCGGAACCGAGGGGAAGCTGGGCGGCCAGGCCTTCGTGAAGGGCGTGGGCGGGACCTGGAAGGACCTGACGGACAACGTGAACGGGATGGCCGCCAACCTGACCGAGCAGGTGCGGAACATCGCCGAGGTGACGACGGCCATCGCCGGAGGGGACCTCTCGAAGAAGATCACCGCCGAGGCCAAAGGGGAGCTCTTGCAGCTCAAGAACACGGTCAACACGATGGTGGACCAGCTCAACGGCTTCGCCTCGGAGGTGACGCGCGTGGCCCGCGAGGTGGGCACGGAGGGGAAGCTGGGCGGGCAGGCCTCGGTGCGGGGCGTGGGCGGGACCTGGAAGGATCTGACCGACAACGTGAACTTCATGGCCTCGAATCTGACCACGCAGGTGCGCGGGATCGCCAAGGTGGTGACGGCGGTGGCCAACGGGGACCTCAAGCGCAAGCTGGTGCTCGAGGCGAAGGGGGAGATCGCGGAGCTGGCCGACACGATCAACGCCATGATCGATACGCTCGCGCTCTTCGCGGATCAGGTGACCGGCGTGGCGCGCGAGGTGGGGATCGAGGGCAAGCTCGGCGCGCAGGCGCACGTCCCCGGCGCCGCGGGGATCTGGCGCGACCTGACGGACAACGTGAACCAGCTGGCCGGGAATCTGACCACGCAGGTGCGGGCCATCGCCGAGGTCTCCACGGCGGTGACGCAGGGGGACCTGACGCGCTCGATCATGGTGCACGCCTCGGGGGAGGTGGCGGCGCTCAAGGACAACATCAACCAGATGATCCGCAACCTGCAGGTGACCACGCATCGCAACACCGAGCAGGACTGGCTGAAGACCAACCTGGCGCGGCTGACCCGCATGATGCAGGGGCAGCGGGACATGCTCACGGTGGCCAAGAGCCTGCTCTCCGAGGTGGCGACCCTGGTCACCGCGCAGCAGGGGGCCTTCTACCTGCAGGAGACGGACACCGCGACCGCGCCGCACATGGGGGACGGGGTCACCTACCGGCTGCTCGCCGGGTACGCCTACCGGGACCGCAAGGGGCTCTCGAACCGCTTCAAGCTGGGGGAGGGGCTGGTGGGGCAGTGCGCCCTCGAGAAGGAGCGCATCCTCGTCAGCGACGTGCCGAGCGACTACGTCCAGGTCAGCTCGGGGCTGGGCGAGGCCACGCCGCGCAGCGTGGTGGTGCTGCCGGTGGTCTTCGAGGGGCAGGTCAAGGCAGTGGTGGAGCTCGGGTCGTTCAACCGCTTCAGTGACGCGCACCTGACCTTCCTCGAGCAGCTCGCCGAGAGCGTGGGGATCGTGCTCAACACGATCGAGGCCACGATGCGCACCGAGGAGCTCCTGAAATCGTCGCAGGCCTTGACCGAGGAGCTGCAGAGCGGGCAGGAGGAGCTGACCGAGACCAACAAGCGGCTCGAGGCCCAGGCGCACACGCTGCAGCAGTCGGAGGAGCTCTTGCGCAAGCAGCAGGCCGAGCTCCAGGCCGCGAACGAGGAGCTGGAGGAGCGCGCGGTGCTCCTCGGCGAGCAGAAGAGCGAGGTGGAAAAGAAGAACCAGGAGGTGGAGCGGGCCCGCACGCTGCTCGAGGAGAAGGCCGAGCAGCTCGCGCTCACCTCCAAGTACAAGTCCGAGTTCTTGGCCAACATGTCCCATGAGCTCCGCACGCCGCTCAACAGCCTGCTCATCCTGTCGAAGCTCCTCGGCGAGAACGTCGAGGGGACGCTCACGCCCAAGCAGGTCGAGTACGCGAAGACGGTGCACGGCGCGGGGACCGACCTGCTCGAGCTGATCAACGACATCCTCGATCTCTCGAAGATCGAGTCGGGCACGATGGAGGTGGACCTCGGGGACGTGCGCTTCAAGGACGTGGCGGAGTTCGTCGAGCGCACCTTCCGTCAGACGGCGGTGAGCAAGGGGCTCGACTACGCCATCGAAGTCGACCCGCTCTTGCCGGAGTCGATGCGCACGGACGGGCGGCGGGTGCAGCAGGTGCTGAAGAACCTGCTCTCGAACGCCTTCAAGTTCACCGAGCGCGGAGGCGTCACGCTAAAGATGGCGCGCGCGGCGGGCGGCTGGAGCGAGGACCACGCGATCCTCTCTCGCGCGGACGGAGTAGTGGCGTTCTCGGTGACGGACACGGGGATCGGCATTCCCAAGGAGAAGCACCGGATCATCTTCGAGGCCTTCCAGCAGGCGGACGGGTCCACGAGCCGAAAGTACGGGGGGACCGGGCTCGGGCTCTCGATCAGCCGGGAGATCGCGGGGCTCCTCGGCGGGCAGATCCGCCTCGAGAGCGCGCCGGGCGAGGGGAGCACCTTCACGCTCTATCTGCCGCTGAGCTACGTCGCGCCGCCGCGTCCGCGGAGGCAGGGTCGGAGCGAGGGGGAGGGGCGGACGCCGCCGTCGCGGGGCGAGAGCCCGCGAATGCAGCCGGAGGCGAGGCCTTCGGCGCCGGTTCTGGCTCCCGTGACGGTCAACGGCGAGGTGGGGCTGGTGCCGGCCGCGGCGCTGGCGGAGGCCGACGAGGAGCGCGTGCCCGACGATCGGGCGGAGGTCAAGCCCGAGGACCGGGTGCTCCTGATCGTGGAGGACGACGCTTCCTTCGCGCGGATCCTGCTCGACATGGCGCGAGACCGGGGCTTCAAGGGGCTCGTGGCGGGAAGGGTGGAGCACGCGCTGACGCTCCTCGCGCAGTACAAGGTGGACGCGGTGACCCTGGACCTGAAGCTGCCGGACCGGGACGGCTGGATCGTGCTCGACCGGCTCAAGCATGACGCGCGGACCCGCCACGTCCCGGTGCACATCATCTCGGTCTCGGACGAGGTCCAGCGGGGCCTGGCCTTCGGCGCGATGGCCTACCTGCAGAAGCCGGCCAGCCGGGAGGCGCTGGAGGCGGCGCTGGAGAAGATCGCGCGCTTCGTGGACCGGCCGGTGCGGCGGCTCCTCGTGGCGGAGGACGACGAGCGGCAGCGCGCGGCGATCCTGGAGCTGATCGGCAACCACGACGTGCGGGCCACGGCGGTCGGAACGGGCGAGGAGGCGCTGGCGGCGCTGGCGAGCGAGCCCTTCGACTGCATGGTGCTGGACCTGGGTCTGCCCGACATCAAGGGGATCGATCTGCTGCACAGGATCAAGGACGAGCTGAAGCTGACCGAGCTGCCGATCATTATCTATACGGCGCGCGACCTCTCGAAGGGGGAGGAGACGGAGATCCGGCGCATGGCCGAGGCGATCGTGGTCAAGGACGTGCGTTCGCCGGAGCGGCTGCTCGACGAGACGAGCCTCTTTCTGCACCGCGTGCAGGCGAACTTGCCCGAGCCGAAGCGCAAGGTGCTGGAGAAGCTCCAGCAGACGGATACCGCGCTGGCGGGGCGGTCGGTCATGGTGGTGGACGACGACGTGCGGAACATCTTCGCGCTGACCACGGTGCTCGAGCGCCACGGGATGAAGGTGAGCTACGCCGAGACGGGCAAGGACGCCATCGCGCAGCTCAAGAAGGGGCCGGGGGTCGAGGCCGTGCTGATGGACATCATGATGCCCGAGCTGGACGGCTACGAGACCACGCGGCAGATCCGCAAGATGGCCAAGTACAAGAAGCTGCCGATCATCGCGCTCACGGCGAAGGCCATGAAGGGGGACCGGGAGAAGTGCATCGAGGCGGGGGCCTCGGACTACGTGGCCAAGCCGGTGGACGCGGACCAGCTCATCTCGCTGCTCCGGGTCTGGCTCTACCGGTAG